From a region of the Daphnia pulicaria isolate SC F1-1A chromosome 1, SC_F0-13Bv2, whole genome shotgun sequence genome:
- the LOC124326252 gene encoding uncharacterized protein LOC124326252, which yields MRQRWTSRLLSAQQGKTATGLALDMAKENAGLLSCRTPLSFQEWHFLHKARLGILPVRGLMAEETEKLGHTVSVNLAVDNSGLRPDLVVTSTNPPIIIDVTVPLSSADGLEKAQARKIEKYKHLGVVLPLVVGSLGSWLPSNDEICLALGFSGRKWQSLKKKMKLLAIQGTTQIIAKHLAYQTEASDPEPEEEEAEEGASPPSSSN from the exons ATGAGGCAAAGGTGGACCAGTAGACTCCTGTCAGCTCAACAAGGAAAGACGGCAACCGGATTAGCTCTTGACATGGCCAAGGAGAACGCAGGTCTCTTATCATGCCGAACGCCACTGTCCTTCCAGGAATGGCACTTTCTCCACAAGGCTAGACTAGGGATACTGCCAGTCCGAG GACTGATGGCGGAGGAAACGGAGAAACTTGGCCACACCGTCTCCGTCAACCTCGCCGTGGACAACTCCGGACTCAGACCAGACCTGGTGGTCACTTCCACCAACCCTCCCATCATCATCGACGTCACGGTTCCACTCAGCAGCGCGGATGGACTCGAGAAGGCACAGGcaaggaaaattgaaaagtacAAACACCTTGGTGTGGTACTCCCTCTCGTGGTTGGTTCACTAGGGTCCTGGCTCCCAAGCAACGATGAGATATGTCTTGCCCTGGGATTCTCGGGTAGAAAATGGCAGAGcctcaagaagaagatgaaactacTGGCCATCCAAGGAACAACCCAAATCATAGCCAAACACCTGGCATACCAGACCGAAGCAAGCGATCCcgaacccgaagaagaagaagcagaagaggGCGCAAGTCCTCCCTCTTCCTCAAACTAA